The following proteins are co-located in the Pontiella agarivorans genome:
- a CDS encoding M20/M25/M40 family metallo-hydrolase: MIDKERAMEHLLDLLAIEGPTGQETAVVEAITQKLLTAGCKKEWIKTDDAHERLGEGFKIGNLIAKLPGTVNAPRIMFSAHMDTVPLCRGAEPVIQGNRVVAKGNTGLGGDDRSGCAAIVTLCETLLKNDLPHPPITFLFPIAEENGLHGSRMVRFSDLGNPAMGFNLDGQFPNEIVIGAMSAVRWTAEITGISTHAGLEPENGISAGLIASKAMTHIAEQGCFGRIEKDNGSGTANLGTIHGGEANNQVMDRCILTGECRSHSPDFLEQIIQVYKDSFEQAASRVTNEQGKCGKIKWSVISDYNAFKLKKSEPCVQIASKAVKLTGKEPRPLVMDAGLDANNFNEKGLPTVTLGTGAHKFHQVEEYVEINEYLFSCDVLLQIATLSAKP; the protein is encoded by the coding sequence TGATTGATAAAGAACGGGCCATGGAACACCTGCTGGACCTGCTGGCGATTGAGGGGCCCACGGGACAGGAAACCGCAGTGGTTGAAGCGATTACTCAGAAACTGCTGACGGCCGGTTGCAAAAAAGAATGGATTAAAACCGATGATGCCCATGAACGTTTGGGTGAAGGGTTTAAAATCGGTAATCTCATCGCCAAACTGCCAGGTACGGTAAACGCACCGCGCATTATGTTTTCAGCGCATATGGATACCGTTCCGCTTTGCCGCGGCGCCGAGCCGGTTATTCAAGGAAACCGGGTGGTGGCCAAAGGGAATACCGGCCTGGGCGGAGATGATCGCTCCGGTTGCGCAGCGATCGTAACCCTGTGCGAAACGCTGCTGAAGAACGACCTGCCTCATCCCCCCATCACCTTTCTGTTTCCGATTGCCGAAGAAAACGGACTGCATGGTTCGCGCATGGTGCGGTTTTCAGACCTTGGAAATCCGGCGATGGGCTTTAATCTGGACGGGCAGTTTCCAAATGAAATCGTCATTGGTGCCATGAGCGCAGTGCGCTGGACGGCGGAAATTACCGGTATTTCCACCCACGCCGGACTGGAACCCGAAAACGGCATTTCGGCTGGACTGATTGCTTCTAAAGCAATGACCCATATTGCCGAACAAGGCTGTTTCGGACGTATTGAAAAAGACAACGGCTCCGGCACAGCAAACCTGGGCACAATCCATGGCGGCGAAGCGAACAATCAGGTGATGGACCGCTGCATCCTGACCGGCGAGTGCCGCAGCCACAGCCCGGATTTTCTGGAACAGATTATCCAGGTGTATAAAGACAGTTTTGAGCAGGCCGCCAGCAGGGTCACTAACGAACAGGGAAAATGCGGCAAGATAAAGTGGTCGGTCATTTCCGATTACAATGCATTCAAACTTAAAAAATCCGAACCCTGTGTACAGATTGCCAGCAAGGCTGTGAAACTTACAGGAAAAGAACCCCGCCCGCTCGTGATGGATGCCGGACTGGATGCCAACAATTTCAATGAAAAAGGCCTGCCGACCGTCACGCTGGGAACCGGCGCGCATAAATTCCATCAGGTGGAGGAATATGTGGAGATCAATGAATACCTCTTTTCCTGCGATGTACTGCTGCAGATTGCCACACTTTCTGCCAAACCGTAA
- a CDS encoding type IV pilus modification PilV family protein has translation MKHAHESKLGLTLVEVLLALVILSVGVSALMTAMSQCLSVVRTARNRDVARGLIQQIDMLYPIEEVDVAETIEEGDFEEMEGYTWFREIRFFDEEERPGLFLVTLRVTWSEKGRDAFEEITMFRYAPNAEVVTSQTN, from the coding sequence ATGAAGCATGCTCACGAATCCAAATTAGGACTCACATTGGTGGAAGTCCTGCTGGCCTTGGTGATCCTCAGCGTCGGCGTTTCGGCACTGATGACGGCAATGTCGCAGTGCCTGTCGGTGGTCCGCACAGCGCGTAACCGTGATGTGGCCCGTGGCCTGATTCAACAAATTGACATGCTCTACCCGATTGAAGAAGTCGATGTGGCGGAAACAATCGAAGAAGGTGATTTTGAAGAGATGGAGGGTTATACCTGGTTCCGTGAAATCCGTTTTTTTGATGAAGAGGAGCGCCCGGGTCTTTTTTTGGTAACGCTGCGGGTGACGTGGTCGGAAAAAGGCCGCGATGCCTTTGAGGAAATTACAATGTTCCGCTATGCCCCGAATGCTGAAGTCGTCACCAGCCAGACCAATTAA
- a CDS encoding prepilin-type N-terminal cleavage/methylation domain-containing protein, with protein sequence MNAATIHLNKYRKGFTLLELLVALTLLVIAMSIAFQAFSGTVRGWKRGIEVIDGIKHGDFAMQQIKSALNSTIYFFNPRKTYAFTFEKDSSGGLPADSISFVTSSGAMMPYDSPFARGPHRLRLFIDEEFGAPALFATALPAVPDVEDEESEFEAEPILVSTAVQGLEILVWDFENEEWTEEWEKENAVPERIQITIYVASDDEDEDPIPFMRVLEIPVAESVQDKLTGPSLK encoded by the coding sequence GTGAATGCTGCCACGATCCATCTGAATAAATACCGCAAAGGCTTCACCCTGCTGGAACTGCTGGTGGCACTTACCTTACTGGTGATTGCGATGTCGATTGCTTTTCAAGCATTCAGCGGCACCGTGCGCGGGTGGAAGCGCGGCATTGAGGTCATCGACGGCATCAAACACGGCGATTTCGCCATGCAGCAGATTAAATCAGCACTTAACTCGACCATCTATTTTTTCAATCCGCGAAAAACCTACGCCTTTACCTTTGAAAAAGATTCTTCGGGCGGACTTCCGGCGGATTCCATCAGCTTTGTCACCTCCAGCGGTGCAATGATGCCCTACGATTCGCCCTTTGCCCGCGGCCCGCACCGACTCCGCCTTTTTATTGATGAAGAATTCGGGGCCCCAGCTCTGTTTGCAACAGCGCTCCCGGCGGTACCCGATGTTGAAGATGAAGAAAGTGAATTTGAGGCCGAACCCATTCTGGTTTCCACGGCCGTCCAGGGATTGGAAATCCTGGTCTGGGATTTTGAAAACGAGGAGTGGACCGAAGAATGGGAAAAGGAAAATGCTGTACCGGAGCGGATTCAGATCACCATCTATGTCGCGTCCGACGATGAGGACGAAGATCCTATTCCATTCATGCGCGTGCTTGAGATTCCCGTAGCGGAATCGGTGCAGGATAAACTGACAGGCCCTTCCCTGAAATAA
- a CDS encoding general secretion pathway protein GspK yields the protein MQKRINQLKKNKEGAALLVAIMVLLILGLIIGSFAFEVNLEAMLVSYKRKKWRAEMMAHSGLEYARAILDEQAKAKQLEIEDLDEDKDGFMQDALFVQRGLAVNRTFSFDDGSEFTIAIESAEAGRNINLLTRDQWLDIFEMANVPNTDWDAMIDCLIDWTDESDEHQLNGAESDDPFYQDAGYPVKNGPLDSVEELLLIKNWGPEILYGKPADEESDEIFGIYDILTVWGDGKVNLNTASEDLLLSYSEYEDWELESVFEARMGEDMEAGTLDDGIRSLEQVGADAGKFKLQSSFVKVTSVGDIYGQQYQIEAIFLMKSKDSVVVYWNEGPVKQNK from the coding sequence ATGCAGAAGCGAATCAACCAACTGAAAAAAAATAAAGAAGGGGCCGCCCTGCTGGTGGCCATTATGGTGTTGCTGATTCTCGGGCTGATCATCGGCTCATTTGCCTTTGAAGTGAATCTGGAGGCCATGCTGGTTTCGTACAAACGTAAAAAATGGCGGGCGGAAATGATGGCCCACTCCGGGCTGGAATATGCCCGCGCCATTCTCGACGAACAGGCGAAGGCAAAACAGCTGGAAATTGAAGATCTGGACGAAGATAAAGATGGCTTCATGCAAGATGCTCTTTTTGTCCAGCGGGGCCTCGCGGTAAACCGTACCTTTTCGTTCGACGACGGCAGTGAATTTACCATTGCCATTGAATCCGCTGAAGCCGGCCGCAACATCAACCTGCTGACCCGCGACCAATGGCTGGATATTTTCGAAATGGCCAACGTTCCCAACACCGACTGGGACGCCATGATCGACTGCCTGATCGACTGGACCGATGAAAGCGACGAACATCAGCTCAACGGGGCCGAATCAGACGATCCGTTCTATCAGGATGCCGGTTATCCCGTAAAAAACGGCCCGCTTGACAGCGTTGAAGAACTGCTGCTCATCAAAAACTGGGGGCCCGAAATCCTGTACGGCAAACCAGCCGATGAGGAAAGCGACGAAATTTTCGGCATTTATGACATTCTCACCGTCTGGGGTGACGGCAAAGTCAACCTGAACACCGCCTCGGAAGACCTGCTGCTCAGTTACTCGGAATACGAAGACTGGGAGCTCGAAAGTGTGTTTGAAGCACGCATGGGCGAGGACATGGAAGCGGGCACGCTCGATGACGGGATCCGCTCGCTCGAGCAGGTCGGTGCCGATGCCGGAAAATTTAAATTGCAAAGTAGTTTTGTGAAGGTAACGTCTGTGGGAGATATTTACGGTCAGCAATATCAGATCGAGGCAATCTTCCTCATGAAAAGCAAGGACTCCGTGGTAGTTTACTGGAATGAAGGACCTGTTAAGCAAAATAAATAA
- a CDS encoding PilN domain-containing protein — MKISQEGTEPVSQNRLDIDLPDSLASEDLETNDFPNFADNFKGEVTVAVQASALLMRTMDFPSTDPQEVADMVGFQIDKISPFPIDLLAVSHEMLSVGADTSRVLMSAVRREQINHIGEVFEKHGIRIHSIDARVLGWLNLLQHEKRLTGNECEIIVIDDGIDLVLAVLHNGQPLTFRPLAGSLNDPEIPAELAYEFSYTLTTLDAEYDLPAPENIHFWTLEHLPPVFVSELSEKTGVTIENSTLAELPPLSEGILRRTLSAEPHIELIPAEWLEQEKNRKMRKQFAILTGSIAAVWLSILLIFLSVFKIRDMKLASVQKEAAAIAPLAAQAAQNKNKLEKLKAASDRTYSSLECLREATRLLPAGDIEFVSYNYSKDKGVTLRGTGRDKSIITDFYTTLNKSDLFDGVRNESVTEKTTKGVRRAVFSVTLPLSRKEESS, encoded by the coding sequence GTGAAGATTTCACAGGAAGGTACCGAACCGGTCAGTCAAAACCGGCTCGATATCGACCTGCCGGATTCGCTGGCTTCGGAAGACCTGGAAACGAACGATTTCCCGAATTTTGCGGACAACTTCAAAGGCGAAGTAACAGTGGCTGTACAAGCCTCAGCTCTCCTGATGCGCACAATGGATTTTCCTTCGACCGACCCGCAAGAAGTGGCCGATATGGTCGGCTTTCAGATTGATAAAATCTCACCTTTTCCGATAGATCTGCTGGCGGTATCCCACGAAATGCTCAGTGTCGGCGCCGACACCTCCCGGGTACTGATGAGCGCCGTACGGCGAGAACAGATCAACCATATCGGCGAAGTGTTTGAAAAACATGGAATCCGTATTCACAGTATTGATGCACGGGTGCTCGGCTGGCTGAATCTGTTGCAACACGAAAAACGGCTCACCGGAAACGAGTGCGAGATCATTGTGATCGACGATGGAATCGATCTCGTCCTTGCCGTACTGCACAACGGGCAGCCGCTGACCTTCCGTCCGCTGGCCGGAAGCCTGAATGACCCCGAAATACCGGCTGAACTGGCATACGAATTCAGCTACACCCTGACCACACTTGATGCGGAATACGACCTGCCCGCACCGGAAAATATCCATTTCTGGACGCTCGAACATCTTCCGCCGGTCTTCGTATCCGAACTCTCAGAAAAAACCGGTGTAACAATTGAAAACAGCACACTCGCGGAGCTGCCGCCTCTCTCGGAAGGAATCCTGCGGCGCACACTCAGCGCAGAACCGCACATTGAATTGATTCCCGCAGAATGGCTTGAGCAGGAAAAAAACCGTAAAATGCGCAAACAGTTTGCTATTCTGACCGGCAGTATTGCCGCGGTCTGGCTCAGCATACTGCTCATATTCCTGAGCGTCTTTAAAATTCGCGATATGAAGCTGGCATCTGTCCAAAAAGAGGCTGCGGCCATTGCACCGCTTGCGGCGCAGGCAGCACAGAATAAAAATAAGCTCGAAAAACTAAAAGCCGCCTCAGACCGCACCTACTCCTCGCTCGAATGCCTGCGCGAAGCCACCCGCCTGTTGCCCGCCGGTGATATTGAATTTGTCTCTTATAACTATTCCAAAGATAAAGGCGTAACCCTTCGCGGAACCGGACGCGATAAAAGTATCATTACCGATTTCTACACCACTCTGAACAAATCTGATCTGTTCGACGGCGTTCGTAATGAATCCGTTACCGAAAAAACCACAAAAGGCGTCCGACGCGCGGTATTTTCAGTCACCCTTCCTCTATCAAGGAAGGAGGAGAGTTCATGA
- the pilO gene encoding type 4a pilus biogenesis protein PilO yields MKISQREMVLGVATLALIMGGLTYVVIHKKMAVHRTNKTKIENLRQQILLDEARIRMQQNWIEELNELQKDLRVFNTEQKSVSPELMKTVNTIAGKHGLHITRSQPRTEKPTGDLFELPINCVWDGELEALVDFLTELQQQGVRYDVRSLTAQPAGKNSGKLKGNIVIHCVYTRKPGGALKNPPEK; encoded by the coding sequence ATGAAAATCTCTCAACGGGAAATGGTTCTCGGCGTCGCCACCCTCGCCCTGATCATGGGCGGTTTAACCTATGTCGTCATCCACAAAAAAATGGCGGTGCACCGAACCAATAAAACAAAAATTGAAAATCTGCGGCAGCAGATCCTACTCGATGAAGCACGAATTCGCATGCAGCAAAACTGGATCGAGGAACTCAACGAACTTCAGAAGGATCTCCGCGTTTTCAATACCGAACAGAAATCGGTATCGCCCGAGCTGATGAAAACCGTCAACACCATTGCCGGAAAACACGGCCTGCATATCACCCGCAGCCAGCCGCGCACGGAAAAACCGACCGGCGACCTTTTTGAACTTCCCATCAACTGTGTCTGGGACGGTGAACTCGAGGCGCTCGTTGACTTCCTTACCGAACTTCAGCAACAGGGCGTCCGTTACGATGTCCGCTCGCTGACTGCTCAGCCTGCCGGAAAAAACAGCGGAAAGCTTAAAGGAAACATCGTCATTCACTGCGTCTACACCCGTAAACCCGGCGGTGCACTGAAAAATCCCCCTGAAAAATGA
- a CDS encoding MBL fold metallo-hydrolase — protein MNIQPIPTGAYQEMCYLVWGTDRKTLVFDPGDDADHISQCLEQHDLEVAAYVLTHTHYDHINALADLYDLRPAPIYVHSKDWEWAFDDRNQSPPYYPRPRSPETDNIHWLETSKNRTIADLNFQCLETPGHTPGGCCLLFPEGRFILTGDTLFKGSCGRTDLPGGNPREMKNSLKKLQQLPDEIQIFPGHGENSTIGHEKATNFFMQ, from the coding sequence ATGAATATTCAGCCCATTCCTACCGGGGCATATCAGGAAATGTGCTACCTCGTCTGGGGAACCGATAGAAAAACCCTTGTTTTCGATCCCGGCGACGACGCAGATCACATTTCCCAATGCCTGGAACAGCACGATCTCGAAGTCGCCGCCTATGTACTGACCCATACACACTACGATCACATCAACGCACTCGCCGATCTGTACGATCTCCGGCCCGCCCCAATTTATGTCCATTCGAAAGACTGGGAATGGGCCTTTGATGACCGAAACCAGAGCCCCCCCTATTATCCACGCCCGCGCAGCCCCGAAACAGATAACATCCACTGGCTGGAAACCTCCAAGAACCGGACGATTGCCGACCTGAATTTCCAATGTCTGGAAACGCCCGGCCATACCCCCGGCGGCTGTTGCCTCCTGTTTCCAGAGGGTCGATTTATACTCACAGGCGACACCCTGTTCAAAGGGTCGTGCGGTCGCACCGACCTCCCTGGCGGCAACCCGCGGGAGATGAAAAATTCACTGAAAAAACTTCAACAGCTTCCCGATGAAATTCAGATTTTTCCAGGTCACGGGGAGAACAGCACCATCGGGCACGAAAAAGCCACCAACTTTTTTATGCAGTAG
- a CDS encoding cell division protein FtsZ: MSEQRSGKSEIHVPKMLVMGVGSSGARAVAAMVALKPDLQAVAIDTDTKVLDALDMENTIHVGATITRGLSSGGDVELGRQSIEKDSSNIRKQLRKIDLLVMVAGLGGGTGSGAVPVITRIAREAGALVLTMVSMPFKFEGTKIRRTAEDTLARIRTHSDAIIQIQNERLVDRSDAELPVEQAYARSHQVMMDGIFSISRLLSRHGVVGLDFACIHTMLRNCDGFCHFASADGAGEGRAAAVVDALTTHRLLNKGRMLESAVGIVIGLTGGIDLKLAEVDEVLSRLQEKLPEDVWINFGVATDRSFEGRLSAIVLVAEAWKEPLVDSQRQRDLFNKNSHPAQGELLLETTGKGEFIHTDPTIHNNEDLDVPTYIRRDIKLPR; encoded by the coding sequence ATGAGTGAGCAGCGGAGCGGAAAGAGTGAAATTCATGTTCCGAAGATGCTGGTGATGGGTGTAGGCAGCAGCGGGGCCCGGGCGGTGGCGGCGATGGTTGCCCTCAAACCGGATCTGCAGGCTGTGGCGATTGACACCGACACCAAGGTGCTGGATGCGCTGGACATGGAAAATACGATTCATGTGGGTGCTACCATCACACGCGGACTCAGCTCTGGCGGCGATGTGGAACTGGGCCGTCAGTCGATTGAAAAGGATTCTTCAAATATCCGGAAACAGTTGAGAAAAATCGATCTGCTCGTAATGGTGGCAGGGTTGGGCGGCGGTACGGGTTCGGGCGCAGTACCGGTGATTACCCGTATCGCACGTGAGGCCGGTGCGCTGGTGCTGACCATGGTTTCCATGCCGTTTAAATTTGAGGGGACGAAAATACGTCGTACTGCAGAGGATACCCTTGCGCGTATCCGTACCCATTCAGATGCTATTATTCAGATTCAGAATGAACGGCTGGTCGACCGTTCCGATGCGGAACTGCCGGTGGAACAGGCCTATGCCCGGAGCCACCAGGTAATGATGGATGGTATATTTTCGATCAGCCGTCTGTTGAGTCGACACGGAGTGGTCGGGCTTGATTTTGCGTGTATTCACACGATGCTGCGCAACTGTGACGGATTTTGTCATTTCGCGAGTGCCGATGGAGCGGGAGAAGGCCGGGCTGCTGCGGTCGTGGACGCTCTGACGACGCACCGACTGCTGAATAAAGGACGCATGCTGGAGTCGGCAGTAGGCATTGTGATTGGGCTGACCGGTGGCATAGACCTGAAGCTGGCTGAGGTGGATGAGGTGCTTTCCAGACTGCAGGAAAAACTGCCGGAGGACGTATGGATCAATTTCGGTGTAGCCACGGATCGATCTTTTGAAGGACGTCTTTCTGCGATCGTACTCGTTGCTGAAGCATGGAAAGAACCGCTGGTAGACAGCCAGCGTCAGCGGGATCTGTTCAATAAAAACAGTCACCCCGCGCAGGGAGAACTGTTGCTGGAAACGACCGGCAAAGGGGAGTTTATTCATACAGATCCGACGATTCATAACAACGAGGATCTTGATGTGCCGACCTATATTCGCCGTGATATCAAACTTCCCAGATAG
- the ftsA gene encoding cell division protein FtsA, giving the protein MALDATAVLEIGTSTVRTMVGEVRDDGVVSIIGIGETQSRGIRKGEIYNRDDAIKCVRKAIKSAEENRRKSIHSIVLITSGGQAMAKKSTGFHRLVDPLENRLSEVDEQDMDEVVEIARKVALPDNRIKLHTLQQYFQLDDTVNITNPAGMAGEELRVDMLTIHAKRSAVDNFRKLVDDAPIACSDAVFSGLCSALAVVTDEQKKAGVLVIDIGGGTTDFTLYHDGFIQAAGSFAVGGDHVTNDISVGLQIPLSQAELVKQKDGSALTNLMERDHNISIPAAAQGFSGKMVRAVTLNTIINARMEEIFTLVKEAVEVQSPNVPLSAGVLLTGGGSFLNGARDLGQKVFNVPCMHGKPFDVQGLPSAKDAPLYASHVGAIRYAASLNRPVEKRSLGKTLLNLFWGGSDE; this is encoded by the coding sequence ATGGCTCTTGACGCAACGGCAGTTCTGGAAATCGGCACAAGTACCGTCCGCACTATGGTGGGCGAGGTGCGCGATGATGGTGTGGTTTCAATTATCGGCATTGGCGAGACCCAATCGCGCGGTATCCGAAAGGGTGAAATTTATAACCGCGATGATGCGATTAAGTGTGTGCGCAAAGCCATAAAATCGGCGGAGGAAAATCGGCGTAAGAGTATTCATTCGATTGTACTGATTACTTCAGGCGGGCAGGCGATGGCCAAAAAAAGTACAGGGTTCCACCGTTTGGTGGATCCGCTGGAAAACCGCCTTTCGGAAGTTGATGAACAGGATATGGATGAGGTGGTGGAAATTGCCCGCAAGGTGGCACTACCCGATAACCGGATCAAGCTGCATACGCTGCAGCAGTATTTTCAGCTCGATGATACGGTGAATATTACCAACCCGGCTGGTATGGCGGGGGAAGAGCTTCGGGTGGATATGCTGACGATTCATGCGAAACGAAGTGCTGTGGATAATTTTCGAAAACTGGTCGATGACGCTCCAATTGCCTGTTCCGATGCGGTGTTCAGCGGACTGTGCTCTGCTCTGGCGGTGGTGACGGATGAGCAGAAAAAGGCGGGCGTTCTGGTGATTGATATCGGCGGCGGGACTACCGATTTTACGTTGTATCATGACGGATTTATTCAGGCGGCCGGATCCTTTGCGGTGGGTGGAGATCACGTGACCAACGATATTTCTGTGGGGTTGCAGATTCCGCTGAGTCAGGCGGAGCTGGTGAAGCAGAAGGACGGCAGTGCGCTGACCAATCTGATGGAGCGGGATCATAATATTTCTATTCCTGCGGCGGCGCAGGGTTTCAGCGGAAAAATGGTTCGGGCGGTGACGCTGAATACGATTATCAATGCGCGGATGGAGGAGATTTTCACGCTGGTGAAGGAGGCTGTGGAAGTGCAGTCGCCAAATGTCCCGCTGAGTGCCGGTGTGTTGCTGACTGGTGGCGGTTCGTTTCTGAACGGGGCGCGTGATCTTGGACAGAAAGTATTTAACGTTCCGTGCATGCATGGAAAACCGTTTGATGTGCAGGGGCTGCCGTCGGCAAAGGATGCCCCGCTCTATGCCAGTCATGTTGGGGCCATCCGCTATGCGGCATCGCTCAATCGCCCTGTGGAAAAACGTTCGCTGGGAAAAACCCTGCTGAATCTGTTCTGGGGAGGTTCCGATGAGTGA
- a CDS encoding cell division protein FtsQ/DivIB, whose translation MAAVKKKTTRKKTHYVRAKKRGVDGGTRARRSVSVVFLLLVLGAIGFGIFSGFRWVGYKLYAGNPRFEIQHLEISSNGRLKEDFIRETTGLREGMNLWDQSFREIEKKLEEVSQIESVSLERRLPHTLIIEVKERMAVARIEGVKKRGLPLRVDRYGFVMPPSIKSKSLPLIKGLDTELLLGEAVGVTDVETALKIIGICESSGYLRTYIQIETLDLKYSDFIDMRLHGDIRVRMPRFSLKPKLQNLATLIKIANGQGQRVKEVDLTLDSAKVPVTYY comes from the coding sequence ATGGCGGCGGTAAAGAAGAAAACAACACGGAAAAAAACACATTATGTGCGGGCGAAAAAGCGCGGGGTGGACGGCGGAACCCGGGCGCGCCGCTCGGTTTCGGTTGTTTTTCTGCTGCTGGTTCTCGGGGCGATCGGTTTCGGTATTTTTTCGGGCTTTAGATGGGTTGGTTACAAACTCTATGCGGGCAATCCGCGCTTTGAAATTCAGCATTTGGAGATTTCGAGCAATGGCCGTCTGAAAGAGGATTTTATCCGTGAAACGACGGGATTGCGCGAGGGGATGAATTTGTGGGATCAGTCGTTCCGTGAGATCGAAAAGAAGCTGGAGGAAGTATCCCAGATTGAATCGGTTTCGCTGGAACGCAGGTTGCCGCATACGCTGATTATCGAGGTGAAGGAACGGATGGCGGTTGCCCGGATTGAGGGGGTTAAAAAACGGGGGCTTCCGTTGCGGGTTGATCGCTACGGTTTTGTGATGCCTCCTTCGATCAAGTCGAAGAGTCTGCCGTTGATCAAGGGGCTTGATACCGAGCTGCTTCTGGGGGAAGCTGTTGGGGTCACCGATGTGGAGACCGCGCTGAAGATCATCGGCATCTGTGAGAGTTCGGGGTATCTGCGGACCTATATCCAGATTGAGACGCTGGATTTGAAATATTCTGATTTTATTGATATGCGGCTGCATGGGGATATTCGTGTGCGCATGCCGCGTTTTTCGCTTAAGCCCAAACTGCAGAATCTGGCGACGCTGATTAAAATTGCCAATGGCCAGGGGCAGCGGGTGAAAGAAGTGGATCTCACGCTGGATTCGGCCAAAGTGCCGGTGACCTATTATTAA
- a CDS encoding D-alanine--D-alanine ligase, which yields MCARRFSKVAVLMGGISSERAVSLKSGEAIAQGLRDGGYEVTEVDVVSEDFQLPDGIEAVFVALHGRFGEDGGIQSRLREMKLPFTGSGPESSRISFDKILTRRVLEENGIPVAPGEVLQCSMDRKLGVPLVVKPPREGSSVGCHLVVEEAGFGEAFADAQQYSEEVLVEEYIPGRELTVGVVNGRVLPVVEIIPESEWYDFEAKYVTGDTHYVCPAELGAEITADLQALALRTFRALEADTFGRVDFRLSPENRPYVLELNAIPGFTATSLLPKAAGAAGVGFSELCCSIMERAHL from the coding sequence ATGTGTGCGCGTAGATTTTCAAAGGTTGCGGTTTTAATGGGGGGAATTTCGTCGGAGCGGGCGGTTTCGCTGAAGTCAGGGGAAGCCATTGCGCAGGGATTGCGTGACGGTGGCTATGAGGTGACGGAGGTGGATGTTGTTTCAGAGGATTTTCAGCTGCCGGATGGAATTGAGGCGGTGTTTGTGGCATTGCATGGCCGGTTTGGTGAGGACGGGGGAATTCAGAGTCGGTTGAGGGAAATGAAGCTTCCGTTTACGGGGTCGGGGCCGGAGTCGAGCCGCATTTCATTTGATAAGATTCTGACGCGGAGGGTGCTGGAGGAAAACGGGATTCCGGTTGCGCCGGGAGAGGTGTTGCAGTGTTCCATGGATCGGAAATTGGGAGTTCCGCTGGTGGTGAAGCCGCCGCGGGAAGGGTCAAGTGTGGGGTGTCATCTGGTTGTTGAAGAGGCTGGTTTTGGGGAGGCGTTTGCGGATGCGCAGCAGTATTCAGAAGAGGTTCTGGTGGAGGAATATATTCCGGGGCGGGAGCTGACGGTGGGGGTGGTGAACGGTCGGGTGCTTCCGGTGGTGGAGATTATTCCGGAGTCGGAGTGGTATGATTTTGAGGCGAAGTATGTGACGGGTGATACGCATTATGTCTGCCCGGCGGAGCTGGGGGCGGAGATTACGGCGGATCTGCAGGCGCTGGCACTGCGTACTTTCCGGGCATTGGAAGCAGATACGTTTGGGCGGGTGGATTTCCGGCTGTCGCCGGAAAACCGGCCGTATGTGCTGGAGCTGAATGCGATTCCGGGGTTTACGGCGACGAGCCTGCTTCCAAAGGCGGCGGGGGCGGCGGGGGTCGGTTTTTCCGAGCTTTGCTGTAGCATCATGGAACGGGCTCATCTATAG
- a CDS encoding DUF167 domain-containing protein: MSWFDDRGDHLILNVRAVPRASRDELAGLMGDALKVRIQAPPVDGKANAYLIKFLSKHWKIPKSAIKILSGETGRNKRLRVASPTDEIRKELLSFGKG, from the coding sequence ATGTCGTGGTTTGATGACAGAGGGGATCATTTGATCCTGAATGTGCGGGCGGTGCCGCGGGCATCGCGCGATGAATTGGCCGGCCTGATGGGCGATGCGCTGAAGGTGCGGATTCAGGCACCGCCGGTGGATGGCAAGGCCAACGCCTATCTGATTAAGTTTCTTTCCAAACATTGGAAAATCCCGAAGAGCGCGATTAAAATTCTTTCGGGCGAGACCGGACGGAATAAACGGCTGCGGGTTGCTTCGCCGACCGACGAAATACGTAAAGAATTGTTGTCTTTCGGGAAGGGGTAA